Genomic segment of Candidatus Flexicrinis affinis:
CGGGCGTCTTGGCGTCATCCCATGGATATACGCGCTCCTGTAGATCATAGATGCGTTGGAAGTTCTCTCGCCGGGCGACCATCAGCTCGCCGAAATCGAATAAGCACTCGAGCGCCAGCTTCTCGGACTTCCAGTTCCACCAGCCGCCCCGAGCGTCGGGGGTACGTTCGAAATCCGCCGAGCGCACTTCGCCATTCTCATGGACATGCTTGCGCACAGCCTCGATCGTGTCTTGCAGTTCTCGGCGGGACACCCACGCATTCACCCGGCTGTCCGGCGCACGCCGTTCGAGCATGAAACGCCGATACTGCCCGAAGGACTCGATCGGGAGGAAACAGGCCGCATGCGCCCAATACTCGAACAGTTTGCGCTCGGCCAGCAGATCGGTCAGCCAGTTCAGCGGATAGTGCCCGAGCCGGCTCCACAGCACCAGATACGGGCTGCGGTTGACCACACTGATCGTGTCGATCTGCAGGACGCCCATACGCCGGATGGTGGTCAACAAGTCCGCTTTCCTGACCTTGCGCTGGCGGCCAGTGAGTCCCTGCGCGTGCAGCAGCGCCGTCCGCGCGTGGTCGAGTGTCAGCCGTAACATAGGCGTTGCCTTCTGGTGAAAATGAGAACATGTGTTCCGTAATTCTAGCATAGTGTGCCTTCACGGGCAACGCAGGTGTCAGTCTAATGCGGTGCCGGCAGGATACTGTGCTGGGTCGCCGTTTACGGTAGACTCGCTACGTTTCGCACCTGATGAAAAGGATGTCAGCAATGCGCGTTGTCGTGATTGGCGCCACAGGGCACGTTGGAACATACATGATCCCTCGTTTGGTCGAAGCGGGACACGAGGTAATCGCATTGAGCCGCGGGCAGCGTACGCCGTATCAGCCGCACGCCGCGTGGGATTCTGTACAACAGATCACGATCGACCGCGACGCCGAAGACGCGGCGGGTACGTTCGGCGGGCGGATCCGCGATCTCAAACCGGATATCGTGATCGACATGATCTGCTTCACGCGAGGCAGTGCCCAACACCTCGTCGAGGCGCTGCGGGGTCACGTTCAGCATTTCCTGCACTGCGGCACGGTCTGGGCACACGGGCACAGCGTGGAGGTTCCGACCGTCGAGGAAAGTCCGCGTCAGCCATTTGGCGACTACGGTGTACAGAAGTGGCAGATCGAGTCGTACCTGCTTGACGAAGCGCGGCGGACCGGCTTCCCCGCCACTATTCTGATGCCCGGCCACATCGTCGGCAGGGGCTGGCTTCCGATCAATCCGGCCGGGCACGTCGACCCGAACGTGTTCGTCAAGCTGGCCCGGGGCGAGCCCCTTGCCCTGCCCAATCTCGGCCTCGAAACGCTGCACCATGTCCACGCCGACGACGTCGCGCAAGCGTTCATGCAGGCGATCGCCAATTGGTCCAGCGCGGTGGGCGAGAATTTCCACGTCGTGTCTTCCGCAGCACTCACGCTGCGCGGATATGCCGAGGCGGTCGCAGGGTGGTTCGGGCAGAAGGCGCAGCTCTCTTATCTGCCGTGGGACGAGTGGCGGACGACCGTCTCGGAGAACGATGCCGCGGCCACATGGGACCACATCGCCCACAGCCCGAACTGCAGCATCGCCAAAGCGCAGCGGCTGATTGGATACCAGCCGCGATACACCTCGCTTCAAGCGATCCGCGAGGCCGTCATGGACCTGATCGAACGGGGCGTCATTGCGGTCTAGGCGCATACTGCGCGCGGGTCAAAAGCAAAAGAAAACGCCGCCCGATTTCGAGCGGCGTTTTGACTGCGTTGTGTGTCGCGGCGCCTAGACCGCCGGCACGCGGTGGCAGGCCACAAAGTGACCCGGCGTGACCTCGATAAGCTCGGGGTCCGGATCGCGGTGGCAATACTCGATCTTCACCGGGCAGCGCGTGTTGAAGTTGCAGCCAACCGGCGGGTTGGCCGGGCTGGGCAAGTCGCCGGCGATGAGGATGCGCTGGCGCTTCTCTTCCACGCTCGGGTCAGGGACCGGCACCGCGGAAAGCAGCGCCTGCGTGTACGGATGCAGCGGGTTGTCATACAGCTCGTCGGTGGGAGCCAGCTCGACGATCTTGCCGAGGTACATCACGGCCACGCGGTCGCAAATGTGCCGCACCATCGACAGGTCATGGGCGATGAACAGGTACGTCAGGTTGAGTTCCTGCTGCAAGTCCTCGAGCAGGTTGACGACCTGCGCCTGAATCGAAACGTCGAGCGCCGAAATCGGCTCGTCGCACACGATGAACTTCGGGTTCAGCGCAAGCGCGCGCGCGATACCGATGCGCTGACGCTGACCGCCGGAAAACTCATGCGGGTACCGGTTGATGTAGAACGGGTTGAGGCCCACGCGCTCGAGCAGCGCCTCGACGTTCTCGCGTAGCTCACGACCGCGCATGATGTTGTGAATGCGCAGCGGCTCGCTTACGATGTTGCCAACCGTCATGCGCGGGTTGAGCGACGCAAACGGGTCCTGAAAAATGATCTGCATCTCACGGCGCAGGGCGCGCAGTTCCTCGCCCTTCATCGTGGTCAGCTCGCGCCCCTCAAAGACGACCGAGCCGGACGTCGGGCGGTAGAGCTGAAGGATAGTACGGCCGGTGGTACTCTTGCCACAGCCGGACTCGCCCACGAGGCCGAGTGTTTCGCCGCGCTTGACGTCAAAGCTGATGCCGTCGACCGCACGCACAGCGCCGACTTGCCGCTGGATAATCAAACCCGACGTAATCGGGAAGTGCTTGTTGAGATTGCGGACGCTGAGGATCGTATCTGCGGCCGCCGCCGTCTTCGGTTGAACCGCGCTCGCCACTGCCGACATTTACAGCTTCCCTTCCGTTTCAGCCTTGAGAGCCGCCGGTAGGTCGTACCAGGCCGCGACAAGATGACCTTCAACACTACCCGCGGCTTGGCGCAGCGGTGGGGTTTCCGTCCAGCAGCGTTCACTGCGATACGGGTTGCGCGGCGCGAATGCGTCGCCGACAGGTTCAACGCGCATATCTGGTGGCGAACCTTCGATCTGCACCAAACGTTGACGCCCGCCAGCGACATCGAGGCGAGGCAGCGATCGGAGCAAGCCGAGCGTATATGCGTTGCGCGGATCCTGGAACACGGAGCGGATCGGCCCGCGTTCGATGATCCGGCCAGCGTACATGACGTTGATCGTATCGGCGAGGCCGGCCACGACACCGAGGTCGTGTGTGATCCAGATCATCGCCATGCCAAGTTCTTTCTGAAGCTGCTTGACCAGTTCGATGATCTGCGCCTGAATGGTGACGTCCAGCGCGGTCGTCGGCTCGTCGGCGATCAATAGTTTCGGGTTGCAGCTCAGCGCCATGGCGATCATGATGCGCTGCCGCATCCCGCCCGAAAACTGGTGCGGATAGTTCTTCAGGCGCCGGCGTGCGTCTGGAATGCCGACCATATCGATCAGCTCGGCAGCACGGTTGTCGGCCTGCGTGTTGTTCATACCCAGATGAAGCTTAAGGGCTTCGGTGATCTGCGTGCCAACCGTGAGCACCGGATTGAGCGAGGTCATGGGGTCTTGGAAGATCATGGCGATCTCCGCCCCGCGCACCAGCCGCATCTCGTCACGGCTCAGCTTGAGCAGGTCGCGCCCCTGAAAATTCACCTCACCGTTGGTGACTTTTCCGGGCGGGCTGGGGATCAGCCCCATAATCGACAGGGCATGCACGGACTTGCCGCTGCCCGATTCCCCAACAACGCCCAGCGTCTCACCCTCGTTCAGCACATAACTTACGTCGTTGACGGCGTAAATTGTGCCTTCTTGGGTATAGAAGCGGGTGACGAGGTTTTTCACCTCCATCAACACACCCACGGTCCACCTCCACCTAACCCCAAAGCGCGCTGCCGCGCGTTGTAAAGCCAACTTGAAACTGCGTATGAGCGCAACTTGCCGCCCGACGGGTTGGACTCCCCAGTCATCCCCCGCCTACGCGTGTCGAATTGTAGCCTAATGACCATTCCGCCACAAGTTTTACTGCGCTTAACGCAAATTTGGTATGTCTTTCGAGTAGTCTAACAAAGACCTAATGATTCTACGGTTAGGTTGAGCGACGCTCAAGCGTCGAAACTGCGGACAGGAAGCGTGCGCCATGCGCACAGCACCGGACGGGGCCGGCCACCTGATCGCACTACGTTCATTCATTGGATTGAGGAGCCCTGATGGTTATCGATTTCACCCCACTTCGCGAGCGGAAGCTGAAAGCGGGCGAGTTCTCCGCCCACTACACGCTAGCGGACATTCGCGAAACGGCCGTCGCTGGTATCGCGTTCATGCGCGAGCTTATCGCCGACCTCGATGACGCCGACGTTACCTTTGACCCTGTCGACCCTGAAGCCAACGATCCGTATGCCCGCGCCGGCGAAGAGCACATCGGATGGAGCATCGCCCACCTCATCGTACATGTGACCGCTAGCACCGAAGAGGGTGCGGCGCTCACCTCGGTTCTGGCACGTGGCATCTCCTACCCCAACGAGGTCCGCTTGCGGTACGAGACGGACTGGCGCACCGTGACCAAGAAGTCGCAGCTCGAGCAGCGCCTCGACGAAAGCCTGCGGATGCGTCTTGCCTTTCTTGACTCAATGCCCGACAAACCGCTGCTCGCCACCGTCAAGCGCAGCGATCGGTTTGTCGAACTGTTCGGCGAGACCGACTATAAGGCCACCTACATCTTTAGCCTGATGCACGAGTTCGGGCATCACGCGCAGATGCTCGAGGTCAAGCGGCAGGCGATCGAAGGACGTAAAGCAGCCGCGGCGCGGTAGCCGGAAACCTGTGCAATAGCACCAAACATTGAGGCCGGCGCAATTGACGTTGCCGGCTGACAGGCCTATGATCGAACCGTAGTGCTTTTGCGGGGTAGTTCTAGGTCATCACATGGTTGATATTCGCCGGACCCTCATCGGGGCGCCGCTCGCAACCCACCAAGCAATTGAACAGCGCCTTTCGAAAGTAAAGGCGCTGGCTGTGTTTAGCTCCGACGCGCTCAGCTCGAGTGCTTACGCGACCGAGGCGATCCTGCTCGTCTTGATTGCCGCCGGCACAGGCGCGCTGGCCGTGAGCTGGCCCATTGCCATCGGCATCGCTTCGCTACTGCTGATCGTCAGTTTCTCCTACTTCCAGACGATTCACGCCTACCCTAACGGGGGCGGCGCGTACATCGTCGCGAAGGACAACCTAGGCACGTTTCCGGGGCTGATCGCTGCCGCGGCGCTGCTCATCGACTACATCCTCACCGTCGCCGTGTCGGTATCTGCGGGCGTCGCTGCGCTCACATCCGCGTTTCCGGAAATCGCACACCTGCGTGTTCCATTGGCGATCGTGATCGTCGCCTTCATGACGTTGATGAACCTTCGTGGTGTCAAGGAATCCGGCACGTTCTTCACAATTCCGACGTATGCCTTCGTCATCGGCATCTTGATGATGCTTGGTTGGGGCCTCGTCCGCATCGTCACGGGCAACATCCCCGCCCCTCACGAAGGCCAGATCCTGACCGATGGCATCATCGGCGCGACCGAGGGCCTGACGCTGTTTATCGTCTTGCGCGCGTTCGCCGCGGGTTGTACCGCACTCACCGGTGTCGAAGCCATCAGCAACGGAATTCCGGCTTTCAAGCCTCCAGAAAGCAAGAACGCCGGGCAGACTCTTATCGTGATGGTAACGATTCTATCGACGCTGTTCATCGGCATTACGTTCCTCGCCAACCACTTCCCGATCGAAGTGGGTGGGCATGGCGGGCAAACCGTCCTCGCGCAGATCAACGCCGAGGTATTTGGTGAAAGCACGGTCTTCTTCTACTACGTGCAGTTCGCCACGCTGTTCATCCTATCGTTAGCGGCCAATACGGCCTTCAACGGCTTTCCGCGACTTGCGTCGCTCATCTCGGCCGACCGGTTTCTGCCGCGCCAATTGACGAACTTCGGCGATCGGCTGGTGTATAGCAATGGCATCATACTGCTGGCTGTGCTGGCGTCACTGCTCATCGTGATCTTCGACGCGCGCGAACACAGTCTGCTTCCATTGTATGCCGTTGGCGTGTTCATCAGCTTCACGCTCTCGCAAAGCGGCATGGTCATTCATTGGCTGCGCGACCGTAGTCGTGAAGGATTCGTCCCGACTGGATCGTGGCGGTTCAAACTGGGCATGAACGCGTTCGGTGCGGTGTGCACGTTCGTCGTCGGGATCATCCTGATGGTGACGAAGTTTGCCGAGGGCGCGTGGCTCGTGATGGTCGCGATCCCGCTGCTGATCGCGATGTTCCTCAAGATCCATAGTCACTATGGTGAGGTCGCGCACTCGTTGTCGCTTGATGGCCTTTCACCCACCCCGCCGCGGGTACGTAATTTGCTGCGCAACCACGCGCCGATGATCGTGCTGATGAACAGCCTCAACCGCTCGTCGCTGCAAGCGCTCGAGTACGCGCTGCAGATCAGTGACAATGTGCGCGCGCTGGCGATCGCCGTCGAACCTGCGCAGATCGAGGTCCTGCGCAAGAAGTGGACGCAGTGGAACCTCGACGAAGTCCCGCTGGACATTATCGAATCGCCGTTCCGTCAGATCAGTGTTCCGTTGGTACAGTACCTGCATGAACGCGACACGGCCGATCCCGAGCGCCTGCCGACCATTGTGGTCATCCCGCAGTTCGTCGTGTCGAAGTGGTGGGAGAACCTGCTGCACAACGGGACGACGAGCGTGATCCGCGCCGCTCTGTATACCGATCAGATCGAACGCGGGCATGGGCGTCCGGTGGTATTCGTGCCGTACCGCATCGGCGATACGTTGTACCAACCGGACATCATAGGCCGCGAATTGCCCAAGAAAGGCGACCCGAGCGGCGACGAGCTGCAGGGGTAGTCACTTCAACCTGCAACGTAATTGAACAAGGGTAGCCGAGCGCGGCCCTTGTTGCGTATCTGGGGCGTGAATCGACGGGACACGGCAGTGCCGTGTCCCGTCGATTCAATATGTGCGCGAATATCACACGCGAACCTCACGCCTGACGACTGTCTACTGACACCTGACAACTTCCCTAGAGGTCAAGCGTGACGCGCATCAGCTTTTCTTCGGCGTCGAACTTCTGCGTGAAGCCCAGCGCCTTGCAGATCTTGAGCATGCCGGTGTTCTCGGGCAGCACATACGCCCAAATCTGCTTGACGTGCTCTGCCTTACCCCACTCGATCAGGCGCTTCAGGAGTTCGGTACCCAGCCCCATGCGCTGATACAGATCGCTGATGAGCAGCCCGTACTCCGCCTCGCCGCGACCGTACGCTTTGGTCAACCGGCCAATACCGAGGATTTCCGGCTCGCCATTCGATGAACGGCGCACGGCGACCAGCGCCATTTCGCGGTCGTAGTCGATGAACGCCAAGCGCGACAAGCGGTCGTGCGCGATGCGCTGGCCGAGCTTCATCATGCTGAAATAACGAAGATACACCGACCGCTCGGACAGGTGCTCGTGGAACTTCGAGACCAGCGGCTCGTCCTCAGGCCGGATGGGCCGAATTTCGAACTCGTCGCCGGTCTTGCTCGTCCACGGGTGGATGTATTGACGCGGGTACGGCCGGATCGCCGGGCGCGGCAGCTCGGCCTCGTCGGTATCGGGCGGCATCAGCACGACGCGCGCGTCGAGCGCAACAAACCGTTCCGATGACGCGAGCAGCGGGTTGATGTCGATCTCCTTGATCCACGGCTGTTCGACCACGAGCTGGCTGAAGCGCACCATCAGGCGTTCCAGTGCCGGCATGTCGACGGCTTTGCGGCCGCGCACGCCCTTGAGTGCGGTATAGATTTTGGTCTGCTCCATCATGCGGCGCGCCAGCGTCGTGGTGAGGGGTGGCAGGCCCAGCGCGCGGTCCTTATAGACCTCGACCAGCGAGCCGCCCGTGCCGAAAAGCAGCACCGGTCCAAACTGCGGGTCAAGGCTGCTGCCGAGAATGAGCTCATAGCTGTCGGTCATACGGATCATCGGCTGAACCGCGACGCCGCCGAAGTGCTCCGCTCCGGCCTTCTCGGTCACGCTCTCGCGGATTTGGTTGAACGCGCGCTTTACGCCGTCGCTGTTGGTGACGTTAAGCACCACACCACCGACGTCGGTCTTGTGCGTGATCGTCTCGCTGTGCAGCTTGATCACGACCGGGTAGCTGATCTTCCCCGCGGCGGCGACCGCCTCGTCCTCGGTCTTGGCGACAATGTTGGCGACCGTCGGGATCTTGTACGCCGCCAGAATGCGCTTCGACTCGTCCTCGGTCAGGATGTCGCGCTTCTGTTCGCGCGCCGCCTTGATGATTTCCTCCACGGCCGCGCGATCGGGGACATC
This window contains:
- a CDS encoding NAD(P)-dependent oxidoreductase — encoded protein: MRVVVIGATGHVGTYMIPRLVEAGHEVIALSRGQRTPYQPHAAWDSVQQITIDRDAEDAAGTFGGRIRDLKPDIVIDMICFTRGSAQHLVEALRGHVQHFLHCGTVWAHGHSVEVPTVEESPRQPFGDYGVQKWQIESYLLDEARRTGFPATILMPGHIVGRGWLPINPAGHVDPNVFVKLARGEPLALPNLGLETLHHVHADDVAQAFMQAIANWSSAVGENFHVVSSAALTLRGYAEAVAGWFGQKAQLSYLPWDEWRTTVSENDAAATWDHIAHSPNCSIAKAQRLIGYQPRYTSLQAIREAVMDLIERGVIAV
- a CDS encoding dipeptide ABC transporter ATP-binding protein — its product is MSAVASAVQPKTAAAADTILSVRNLNKHFPITSGLIIQRQVGAVRAVDGISFDVKRGETLGLVGESGCGKSTTGRTILQLYRPTSGSVVFEGRELTTMKGEELRALRREMQIIFQDPFASLNPRMTVGNIVSEPLRIHNIMRGRELRENVEALLERVGLNPFYINRYPHEFSGGQRQRIGIARALALNPKFIVCDEPISALDVSIQAQVVNLLEDLQQELNLTYLFIAHDLSMVRHICDRVAVMYLGKIVELAPTDELYDNPLHPYTQALLSAVPVPDPSVEEKRQRILIAGDLPSPANPPVGCNFNTRCPVKIEYCHRDPDPELIEVTPGHFVACHRVPAV
- a CDS encoding ABC transporter ATP-binding protein; translation: MEVKNLVTRFYTQEGTIYAVNDVSYVLNEGETLGVVGESGSGKSVHALSIMGLIPSPPGKVTNGEVNFQGRDLLKLSRDEMRLVRGAEIAMIFQDPMTSLNPVLTVGTQITEALKLHLGMNNTQADNRAAELIDMVGIPDARRRLKNYPHQFSGGMRQRIMIAMALSCNPKLLIADEPTTALDVTIQAQIIELVKQLQKELGMAMIWITHDLGVVAGLADTINVMYAGRIIERGPIRSVFQDPRNAYTLGLLRSLPRLDVAGGRQRLVQIEGSPPDMRVEPVGDAFAPRNPYRSERCWTETPPLRQAAGSVEGHLVAAWYDLPAALKAETEGKL
- a CDS encoding DinB family protein gives rise to the protein MVIDFTPLRERKLKAGEFSAHYTLADIRETAVAGIAFMRELIADLDDADVTFDPVDPEANDPYARAGEEHIGWSIAHLIVHVTASTEEGAALTSVLARGISYPNEVRLRYETDWRTVTKKSQLEQRLDESLRMRLAFLDSMPDKPLLATVKRSDRFVELFGETDYKATYIFSLMHEFGHHAQMLEVKRQAIEGRKAAAAR
- a CDS encoding APC family permease, coding for MVDIRRTLIGAPLATHQAIEQRLSKVKALAVFSSDALSSSAYATEAILLVLIAAGTGALAVSWPIAIGIASLLLIVSFSYFQTIHAYPNGGGAYIVAKDNLGTFPGLIAAAALLIDYILTVAVSVSAGVAALTSAFPEIAHLRVPLAIVIVAFMTLMNLRGVKESGTFFTIPTYAFVIGILMMLGWGLVRIVTGNIPAPHEGQILTDGIIGATEGLTLFIVLRAFAAGCTALTGVEAISNGIPAFKPPESKNAGQTLIVMVTILSTLFIGITFLANHFPIEVGGHGGQTVLAQINAEVFGESTVFFYYVQFATLFILSLAANTAFNGFPRLASLISADRFLPRQLTNFGDRLVYSNGIILLAVLASLLIVIFDAREHSLLPLYAVGVFISFTLSQSGMVIHWLRDRSREGFVPTGSWRFKLGMNAFGAVCTFVVGIILMVTKFAEGAWLVMVAIPLLIAMFLKIHSHYGEVAHSLSLDGLSPTPPRVRNLLRNHAPMIVLMNSLNRSSLQALEYALQISDNVRALAIAVEPAQIEVLRKKWTQWNLDEVPLDIIESPFRQISVPLVQYLHERDTADPERLPTIVVIPQFVVSKWWENLLHNGTTSVIRAALYTDQIERGHGRPVVFVPYRIGDTLYQPDIIGRELPKKGDPSGDELQG